In Lolium rigidum isolate FL_2022 chromosome 3, APGP_CSIRO_Lrig_0.1, whole genome shotgun sequence, the genomic window TCTAACAAGTCGCTTCCTTTGTAGCTTGTGGCACCAGGCCTAGGATTGGATGAGTACTGGCTGTTTgcaacacacaaggatgctccgttATGCTCCGCACCCCAGACAGTGAAATCGGTATTTTCAAGGAGACCTTCAGAAGCTATCCTTGCATCTCGGAAGGGTGCATTACACTTTTCCTTTGAAAACTTAATGCAAGCCTTCTTGGCTGATTCAAGACAGGAGGCCATTTCTCGTTCCTCGCATTGTTCTCTTTCTTGATAGTCGGTTGTTGCACCTCCAAACAAACCTTTCCACCAGGGGGCCTTGCATTTTCTTGTTGCTGTGATTGAACACCCAGACCGTGCACCAGCCTGCAAAATGATGAACCAATCTGCTATTCATTCAATTTGCCGGAAAAAGTCTGTTGTTCACAACTAAGGGGACTAAGGGTCTGTTTGTTTGGGTTGCAGCTTTTGAAAAGCAGCTGTAGTTGTTGAGCTGTGAAAAAACAGCTGTGAGAAGCAGCTGTTGGAAATagagatttgatgtttggcagAAACGCTTTTTGTAGCTTTTGCTGCCAGTTTTAGGAGTGAAATGTCTGGAATACCCTGAGTGCTGTAGATATTGTATAAATGATGCTTTGAAATAAATTAGTTGTTTCTCACTGTTTTTTCACATAATTACTATTAAGAGGTGATTTACCTTAATTACCTTTTTTTGCTAAAATCAATTAAATATTTCAAGTGTTTTTACATAATTATTTAAAATGAATTTCGAAGTCCATATTATCCCACCTGAGTTTTTTTTCTTCATAAATCGCATGATGCAAATTGAATCTATACATACATCCGTCAACCATACATGGGATGGCCTAGATATTCGATTCCACGTTATTAGTTCTAATTCATGGAATAATAAAAATAGATACGAAGTACTTGGGGACAGCAAGATCCAGAGGGCGGGTCCTCGTTCAGATCCAAGGCAGCAATGGTTCCCGAGCACGCTCCTGGACGGGATGGCAACAGGGATGAGATCCTCCTACCGGTGGTGAAGACAGAGACTAGCTCGTCGTCCTTCCAGTTGGCCGCGGACGGGATTTTGGTGACGAGGACAAACTCTGCGTTCCGGCGGCGCCTGTGTCCTGCGGCCGACGGGGACGAGATCAACCCGTCGTGCACCCAGTTGATTTGGGGATGGATGGACTTGGAGCAGGCCGAGAACGGAAAGAGGAGCAGCAGAGGTCGCGGGAACGGGGACAGGGACGGGGACGGCGACGGACAAGTGAGGTCTTCGACGGCCGACAGATTCATTGGCGGCATGGGTTGCAGTTGCAGGAGGTCGGGAACGCGGCAGGGGACGAGGCTTGGGGAAGGGAGCGGTGCGGTCGACGGTGGggaatggcggcggcggtggcgaaacaGAAACGCCCGCCAGAGCTAGGACGAGGAGGGGGAAATCTGACCGATTCCAAGGGACAGGTCGGGTTGCACGGAGTGGCAAGATTTTCGTAAATACAGAAAAGTGTAGAGGACAGTTCGGACCAAGGTAACTCGGGAAGCAGTgaaagctcgggaagcacctccCGATTAGCTTTCCCTTCGGTAGGCTCGCCCAGTGCATTTTGTGGCCACGCTTCTGAAAAGCGCTTTTCTATTGTtgggtgtttgtttgggcttccgcTTTTGGACCCTAAAATCAGAagcagaagcccaaacaaacagggcctAGTACAGTATAAAAGCTAAAGTGCAACTAGGAATGATGAATGCAAGCCAAATGGACTGGGACCACTGGAGGTCTTCAGGAAGCAAAACTTCTACTTGTATACACAATACACAACATATGCACTTCTCATTTTTGTAATCCGCATACATAGTAGATTTGCTTCAGCTAAATCCAATTTACGTCTGGAATTATTTCCTACCATGTATGAGTGATCTTTCCTCAGTTCTATCAGGTATGCAAGACTTCCAGAAAAAAATTATTCGCCAGAATAATGCTCGATTCTTGCAAAGAGAATGAAGGTTACTGTAGTATGTAAGAATTAGCAATTACACACATCGCCTTCCCAGAATAAAATATTCATTTTTCCAATAGTTAGAACTCTTTGAAGTGAGAAACTAAAAGGTGCACTTAAAATGCTCAATGATAGCAAATACATCCTCATAAGTATAAACTAACAGCTACACATCCGCACACCAACCAATCTTGGTATCTATACTAGCTGCGAAGTTGCTGCATTCTAATCTTGATACTATTTACCACTCACTCCACAAGATGACGGCATAGAAATTATAGCACTTCTGTTGCAAATTAAACTGTAGAGCATCGCCAACCATGAAAGCTAAAGCTAAGCAGCCATGAACTTGTTTTTGCTCTCTTCGCTGTACGCAGCTGAAAAANNNNNNNNNNNNNNNNNNNNNNNNNNNNNNNNNNNNNNNNNNNNNNNNNNNNNNNNNNNNNNNNNNNNNNNNNNNNNNNNNNNNNNNNNNNNNNNNNNNNTTACCGACTAGCGGAACTAGCACTAGTCAGCTCGGCCAGCTGCAAAAGTAAACATTCCTTGTCTTTCAGACATGGAAGAACAAAAAATGGTGTATAGTAGTAATAACCACACAGAAGCCTACTTTCATCAACTCCATAGGCGACGTACTACCGACCGACGGTAACATTGCAAAAGTCAATGTTCGTGTTGTACGCCAATATCATGTTAAGGAGCGTCGTAAGCTCAGACTACTCATCTTCAGTAGGCAGGAGCTTGTCGGCCCTCTTTTGATATACGCAGCTGCTAAACTTGCTGCCTGGCATGACTAGCGCAAGGCAGCTCGGCCAGCTGCAAGAACAAAGCAGGCAAAGGGCTTCCAGCGTTTGGAGCTGCATTGCCATCTGCAATCCGTCTCTATTTCACAGAACAACCACACTCTAAAGTATCCACATCGCGTAATCGGTTCGGTTATCTATCGAGCGCTTGCTAGGAAAGAGCACTACAGGGTTGCATCACCTCTCGCTTTGCAGCCAATGATCCAGGCATGCGGAACTGATACGGATGAGGTTGGCGAAAAGGAACACGGACATGAAGATGAGAGAGAACGGGTTACCCAGTTGGTATGTGTTTACCTCGCACTGAGAAAAGAGGCTGGCCTCGGCAGCCTCCCAGGCGGCGCGCCAGCTCGCGGCGTCGCGGAAGGCGAGGACGGGGGGATCGCCGGGGGCGGATGAAGCGACGGGCGCTCGGAGAAGAGGGAGGGGCTGGTCGAAGGTGGCGACGGTGGTCGCCGGGGAGTAGTCCTCCGAGCCGTCGACGCCCCCGCCGGGGAGCGGAATGTCCATCGCGTCCgcagccggcgacggcggcgggctgTGTTGGACAAATCGGGTATTAGGGTTCAGGATAGAGGTGCGGAATCGGCTTAACTGGGCCAAAGTAGATCGTAATCTCTCTTGAGCAAATTCCATTGGGCTTGGGCCACCCCAAAGAGGAAGCGCCCACCTCATAAGCAAACACGGCCCCGGCTGCAGCTGTCCATGTATACGACGTGTCCCCCCTCTCCAAAATCGGAACAAAACCATCGCCGGAATCGCAACGCGAACGCAATTCCAGATGGAAATCGCGATGCAGTAAGCTAGGTCGATTGTCGTGCACGTAACCCACCCACCCAACCATGGCGCCGCCGGCTTCTTCCGCGCTCCCTGCATCCTTCAGCTGCAACATTAACCGCTGCTTCTTTGCAAGATCGTATTGCAGCTTCTTCCTCTACCCTGTTGTTGACAACAATGGCCGGGACGCGAGGTGGCGAGGCCGCCGAGGCTTTCATCATCGGAGAATTCGACCGGTGGAAGAAACTGGGGGTCGGCGCCGGTGACGAGGCCGCCGCGGCGGTCATGGCGCTCGTTGGCGTTGCCCGGTCCAGCATGGCCGATACAGTGGCGGCGCTCGAAGCCGAGGTCAATACGGCCGTGGAGGAACTAAAGGTGGGATCTACTAGTATATACTGATCGAGCTAGTACTCCGTAGATTATTCTCATCAGTTTATTTTACTCCATTATTTCAAACACGCAAATTGTGATGGACGTGTTGACCGATCAAACTTGCAGTGCCTGGACAAACCGTACGGCTCTCTCTCGGCGGCATGCGACATGTTCGTCCGGTACGTCCTCACCCGTCGGCGCGGCGAGGGCGACGACCAAACCGCCCCCTTCTCTGTCGTCAAGCGCCGCCTCGTCAGCCGCGCCAGGAGATTCGGGGACATCTGTGCAGGCGCACGGGGGACGATCGCGACGCTCTGCCAGGATTTCTTGCTGGACGGCTGCACCGTGCTGGTGCACGGCCACTCGGCGGCCGTGCTCGACGCCCTCAAGCTGGCCGGCGCCAGCGGCAAGCGCCTAAAAGTTCTATGCACCGGTAGGCACGCATGATTCAATCGCGAATTAACAAAACCTTCGTGGCATTGCTAATGATGTGTGGAGCTTAATTAGTATATTTCCTACTATTGCAGAGGGTAGGCCAGATGGCTCGGGGATGAGGATGGCCGGGGAACTCGCGGCGGCGGGGATTCCGGCGAAGGTGCTGCTCGACTTGGCGGTGGCCTACGCGATGAGTGAGGTTGACATGGTGCTGGTAGGCGCCGACGTGGTCACCGAGACCGGCGGCGTGGTGGGCGCCCTGGGCACGTACCAGGTCGCCCTCGTGGCTCGCGCCATGAGCAGGTCCGTCTACGTGGCAGCCGAGAGCTACAAGTTCGCGAGGCTGTACCCGCTGGGGCAGAAGGACATCGAGCAGGGCGCTGGACGACCCGTGGGCTTCGGCGGCCAACTGGTACCGCGTGGCGTGGACGTCGAGACGGCGGTGAGGGACTACACCCCACCGCAGCACCTGGAGCTTCTCATCACTGACCTAGGCGTGCTTCCACCGCCCGCCGTTGGCGACGTGCTCCTCCAGCTCTCGGTGTGATCGCGATTGAAAACcacctttgtttttctttttcggaTTTTCTGCTAGATGATAAGCTTGTTTGGACAAAGTTTAGCTCTCTGGGAAGCGTGTGACAAGTTGTAGTTAAAATCCGCGTTGCAACTCATCATAGCTACCACGACTCACAAAGCAAATCTAACATATCTAGGAACATTCTTTAGTTGCATCTTCGGCTCAAGGTCTAGTCATGCACGATGCCTGACCGGGCGGTATTGTTGTGCGCCACTGGCCACTGCACCCTAACATCTAGTACGCACCCGTCCTTAGTAGCATCCTGTAAAATACATCATCAAAACGCAAGTATAGATTATCTGGTTTAGttttctcttttagtttttatAAGTGAGGTTAAATATATTACCCGTGCAATCCTAGATGATGTAAAATATGGAACCACTCTTGGTGATGTATAATTTCACAATTGCAGAAATATATGATGAGATATGATGAAGCAAATGTCACGCACATGATGAATATAACATACAAATGTAAATCTTAATTGTTCATCACATAtgtggtgacccaacataccactgcataGTTTAGTATGCAAGttgttgacataacaccaatgagacatcgttccactagtattacattccTCGGAGTGGTACAACTGACACATATGCAGGTCCAAGTCATGTTTATAGAATTACACagagactctttacaaaagatcaacactatgatgaggtaaaactgcaaataaacttcaAAATAACAACTTGTGGACTAAACTTATTACTAGCTCTTCCTATCGAAGTACTAGACCTTCTAAAGAAACTATGACTGGTCTCTAGCtaattaggtgctaggattagggagctAGTTTCATTCTActtctaatctaggttttctccatggtggatgtagtggttgactccattgactcctCTGGTAGAgttttgtctcttgaagtagttggctcctctgtcttcgagtttcactgtagatcctccttcgatgcctccatgacTAAGCAGGGGGGTCAAGAGGAAAAgggtgagtacgagcgtactcaccaAGTTCAATAattgaaataggtgtatcatgcactagctacagccacagaccaaaaaatcataggcaaatgcaagtttttgtaatcatttcttcaaaatgttgcttttattctgaaaagctatgtccgtcagccttcaccgggtgtctagaacttcgtggagttcctttctggccgcgttcgcagttccaaacccaaaacagggagtgacaagccacaaataaatacactctgcagaggtgtgttacatTTCCCAAAAGAGAACTTATCGTTGTTGCAAAACGGGCAGCTCTTCCCGTCCGCACTTCCTTGTGTGGGGCCCAGTATAAGGTCCAAGGTAATCACTATCCTTCTCCGCGATCCcgtatacccacccttttgtaagtttgTCATGTCCTTTAGCTATGGAAAGACCAGCTAAGGCATATGTCATCCCCTTTACCTTAATGGTAGACATCTCTGAGATCCGCATGCCCCAACCTTGCACGACCCGGACCAACCCTTGCAATCCTTCGTAAGTCTTTAATAAGTCCGCCCTCTCCTTTATCAATAGGTAGACCGAGCAGAACCTTCGTTCCCTCATTTACTCAATCGATAACACGATCTAGGCAACCCCTATTAATGACATGTTGATATGCGAAAGGAAAAAAGATACAGCTAACTGCCCTCACAgctattatagatcttatggttaacacgaattATATGGCGCAAGAATCACTATACGACATTGGTTGTTAAGTCCTAGGTGACTAACccagttgcaatggaacctccaccaaactcATACCATAGTTACATtgtccaccacatagtcatattcgtaATTGTAAAAGTAACTTTGTTTTGTAATGCAAGAGTGAtacaaatagtaatttgcaaataatttgataaaCATAATCCTGGTGACATgaccaagtgatgaacttgctttcttggctgcaagattatgcagtcaaaagCTTTGTGACGATATAActctaaattctgaaatagcatcatcgttcgGTAATAACAATGTTTAAAATATTgacatgctataatgcatagtatgagatgcaatcgctctaagcgtaacctaaccccgatggttTAGTATTAATGAGTTagaatgatttgtttagggtgtgttgcactcttagagatggttcacaaacaaggttcttattaaggttttgaTTAACTTGGTATCATATAAGTGGTGTAGCAAAGTATAGCAGTCACATTATCACCCAAAGAGATAGTAGTTGACATAGCATGTATAGAATTGTTGTTAGTTTTTAGTATTATaggacatggttaatgattacttgttatttacttaaaaagaataacttttgaacaaCATGTTACTTAAGGAGCAAGAAGTACTTCAGACAATGATTTTGGTTTCTAGGGTTTATTATGATTTTGCAATTGTTGTACTAAGTAAGGAACAGTTGGTTCCTAAACTAGGTGGTTTATATTCCTGTAATATTTTGTAGGGTTTTAGTTGTGCATAACGTATAAGTGGATTACTACACTAGGTGCTATTATGGTTGACTGAAATGGTGTCATACCAAATAATGGTGATTAGGGTTTATGACATGCAATAAACCACTTAGGGTTTACCACTACTTCATGATATAAGGTCCATTTAGAATGAATGTATAAAATGATCATCTTGTTAGCAATAGGACTTGTATAACTCTAGTATAGCATGGATATGCAATTCTCTTGTTATCAAGGATCTATGATTAATTATTAAGATAAAAGGATTACTTTTTATATGttcctagggttttagggtttcacatagaataatagagttagggtttattcctaatagaattagggtttcctatctGTGATACCAATTTGACAGTGAAAACTTGTTGAGTAAAGTTAAAATTAAGAAAACCTTTTATACAAGTGAATaagcatttttttaaaatttgtcttATTTTTATCGTTTTAGGAAAATGATAAATAAGGTAAATACatttttagggtttaaatcctaatAATGATGTTAAtattataaaataaaattatttttggtgttttctttATCTCCTAAATGGTTATTACTCATCCCTAAAATTTTACTAATTATCAAATTCTCTTGAAATTttggataaaagaaaaggcttaaataataagaTTTTAATAGTTGAATTTTCATTTCAAAAAAATTACATTTCAAATGGatatagtttatttttattaacaTTTtggtatcttatttgtatttttctgattcggAATGAATTTAATATGAATTTGTAAAGTTTCTGCAATGTATGGAATTTGAATTAAATAGCAATTACTAAACGTACATATCTGGATCTAGCCCTAGGCACTGACTAGTGGGACAAAAGTCCATGTCAGGCGCCAATGGGCGTGGACTGAGTCAAAATTACCGACTAGGCCGGGAATGTGGTGGCTGACGGGATGTCGATGATGGCGTCGATGTTTTCGGGTCCCGCGAGGATGTGGGCGTGTGCGTTGGAACCAGGGCGCTATGCTGATCCTAGTGGTGGTTGTGTCGCTCGCTATTGACCACCGGAGCATGGCGGGCGACGAGGTGTTGCGGCGGTGCGTGCAAGTCAACAACGAGGCAATGCTACATGGCGTGATTGAGCAGGGATAGCACACGAGGAGAAAGAGgaggttgatacgttgcaaacgtatctatgatTTTTTATgcaccatgcttgttttacaccaatttatacatgttttgctcatacttcgttgcacttttatacatttttcggcactaacctattgacaagatgccacagtaccaGTTTCCTATTttatgttgttttgtatttcagaaaagttgtacaggaaatattctcagaatcggacgGGACAAAAGCCAAAGtcgatatttttccgtaacgaagacagaggccAGAGGGGAGACGGAAAaaggccacagggcggccagacctaccctaggcgcggcctggcctctgGCCGCAccgaggggtggtgtgggcctcctggcctccaccgacctcgcccttccgcctatttattcatgatctcggAAAAACCTAAATCAATAGgcctccgcccacgaaaagttATGTACCTCCGCCGCAGtcgaagacaagatccgggggacagaagtcatctccatcgccgttgctgactcccacgatgaggagtgagtagttcttccccgaggctgagggctttaccggtagctatgtggtctatctatctctccatgtatgatctttatgtgatcatgagctttgtaatctagttgcataagtagatgttatgcttcaactattgtgctactcaagtggttttattgtgtgatctccggggacaccttgtccaacgatGTGAagctgacagtgtgcacaccgtgtttgtttcttaagcttaatttacagaaatacttatcaaTTGTggttagcctaccccaacttgtttgggaataaaggcttAGTTGTTGTttgtacttatgaattgtggtgtctagttagtatcatgtttgtatgctcaaagtgatagcgtggggtgtccatagattgggaatgcaaactttaaggaatgcttatgcagccctacgcagtgactttgtgtttattatcaaaccggagagtggttcagagtagcatagtgaagtgataatatatatgtactccctccgtcccaacgcATAGGGCGTAAATATTTTGGCTCGTGGATTAAGAAGAGTTTAAGGATGCCAAATCTTTCCAGTCTTATCCCTATTAAAACGCGAGATCCGTTTCTATTTTTTCTACCCGTGCCTCGCATGGTGAACCGTCTCCTCTTTACTCTATTGCTTTCCATGCATGCAGACATGCAAGGCCAATGAATACGCAACAGTTAAGGCTGCTTTCCTAATTTTCTGCTACTATCCATGCACGTCCCATGCACAGCCAATGGGATAGCCTTAATTACCGCCACTCTCAAGATTTTGTTGATCGGCGCACGCGGTTAGGATGGGCAGTTTTGGAAGGAACAAGATAAATCGTACCCCGCGCCTTAAGCTTTGgcgaaattttgaaaaaaattataCGCCCTATTcaatgaaacggagggagtattatggtatcattgttgagagtgtccactagtgaaagtatgatccctaggctttgtttctAAGAATTGAAACAAcggttacaaccagttctgctacatgtttgcctgctgccatttttatttcagattgtaattattacttacaatcatccatattacttgtatttcattatatcttcgccgaactagtgcgcctatacacctgacaagtgtatccggtgtgttagggacacaagagatttcttgtatcgtaattgcagggttgcttgagagggatgtctttaacctctacctccctgagttcgataaaccttgggtgatccaattaaggcaaacttgttgctgttctacaaacctctgcacttggaggcccaacactgtctacaagaatagaagcatgcgtagaaaTCAGAGCTCACCAAGAACGCGTAGAGCTCGATGGAGAGGTCTGGGGTGGTCACAATCGACGACGACCGCCGGTGACTGGTGGCGGAATGACGACTCAATTCGAAAGATTTTGGGCTTCTCGGCAAGTGCACGTCGATGAGGAGGTTTCTGGAGATGTGGCGGGGCTTGTGGGCTACTTGCCAGAGCTCGAGGAGGCTCCAGTTGACGGCGACAAGAGGTGGCTGagaagactagggtttcgggatttTTGGATAAAGCAAAGAGAAGGGGAAATGGAGGTTAGGGGTTtcaggcggcggtggaggggtaCTTGTATGCGTCGATGATGTCGGTAGCGCGCTTCGCGGCGCGGCCGAGTGACGGAACGATGACAACGAGCAGCTTCCCAGGATATACGAAGACGACGATCTCTTCCCGTGCGTGAAAATAAAGCGAAGGGGTAAGTTGGACCGGGCCGTTGATAGGCTGCCTCGGTGGGGTGGTGTGTGACTGTGTGGCCTGGTTTGGCTGCCTCTCTCtcatttccttttccttttatttttctattttttcatttTGAATTTTGGTTTCTAAGTTGAACCAAAGTGAAAATATTTGGCACATTTGGTATCTTCAAATAATTCTTCATGGCTAACCTTGTACCGTTGTTGTTGAATACTTATTAGCTCACTACTCAAGGAGTTTCAAAGAAAAGGAGATAACACGTACTTAGGGttattatttgagatttttctctAATAGATTCCCAAGATTTGATGATTATTTGTAGTAAGTCTTATTATTTAGTTGAATATGTTTGAATAAAGTACTTGAATGCTTTTGTTATAACTAATTTAGTAGGTAATTCCTGTTTAAAGAAATGCAGCATGATGAAGGTATTTCTTTATGCTATTTTAGGAAAAATCAAGATGTAGTGATGTGGGTCACTTTATTCTTaggtttgaatttgcttcttattTTTTTACAACTATTCAAAACACTTGGATGGAAAGGTATGATttaatactagggtttatcactaGCCACCTAATTGGTACTTCAGTTTAAGGTATGGTCCTtaggttttacttgtgatcacctaagtgatgcacaagttaggattgaaacatggttctagggtttgagTTCAGTTGATTACTTGGTTGAGGTTTACCTTTGATCCTCAAGATGCATAATTGATTATATCACATGAATTTAGGTGTAGAGTTTTGCTTATGTTTCCTAATTGAAGCATAAGTGGACTTAAATATATTGTCTAGGGTTCCCAAGTACTAGCGGACATGGGATTTACTAggaatgttgaggatagactaggTATTGTTTTTCCTCGCCATTGATAGGATGATTATTTtaaaataaaactagggttgACATAAGTGCTTGGCAAGTCAAAGTGTGGTTGTCATTTAATGTTTCCCTACTTAAAACATTGGAAATGATTTAGGGTTGATAGTGGTCTCCCTATGATTCCATGtgatgaatgatatctacttatcatgTCAGTTTCAAAATTATACTTatatctctaaagcataatcatgCACTAAGCATAATCTCCCTACTTCTTATCAGTTTCTCTTCTTGTTCTTATAAACTTGGCACTACTGATCTTAATACTTGATATATTCAAGATATTATGGGAAGATCCTTGTTCATTAGGGTTTGACCTTAACAATATTCTTAAGGTTCTATAATCAAAACCCAATGGTGATGATTAAAGTTTTAGCTtactgatgagcgcagattgcacaacgttggaaaccccaagaggaaggtatatatgatgagcacaacaacaagttttccctcagtaagaaaccaaggtttaatcgaccagtaggagaaaggcgtgacttctgaaggttttGCTGGCTGACTATTGTGagggcgcactaccgacgtcagcaacaacatggaacctgcacacaacacaaccaaaatactttgccctaacTTTCAGTGAGGTTGTTAATGGAGTGTGCTCGTAGTACGTagacacgctgttggggaaccccaagaggaaggtgtgatgagcacaccatcaagtttttcctcagtatgaaaccaaggtttaatcgaccagtaggagaaaggcgtgacttctgaaggtgttgctggatgactagtggcagggcgcactaccagcgtcatcaacaacgtggaacctgcacacaacacaaccaaagtacttttccccaacttacagttaggttgtcaatctcactggtttgttgaacacaaaggattagactatcgaatggaaggagatgtttgcagaaagtaaacagaacaagattgcagttGAATATATCAGTAAAGGAagaaggaccgggatccacagttcactagagatgtctctccatacagaaatagcatgttgggtgaagaaattacagctaggcaattgacagaatatcaaccagacatgacaagatgattactatgatatttggtattgggcattacaacataatacatagaccgtaatccaactgcgtctatgactaataatccaccttcaggttagcggccgcaccccttctagtataaagttgcaagcaacagaccatcgcattaagcaatgtgtgtaaagtaaacaatagaattatccttggataaaacattgttgttttctccctagtagcaacatcacatctacaatcttagaagttataaagtcactctcctagaaaactagaggtatgaacctactattgagcataaatactctctcttgaagtcacaagtatccacCTAGCCAAagtttctactagcaatggagagcatgcaagatcacaaataacatatgacatgaatatataataaatctcaacatagtattcaatattcatcggatcccagcaaaccaaacatataggattacataaagatgatcttgatcatgtagggcagctcacaagatcgatacatgaagcacaaagtggagaagacaaccatctagctactgctatgaacccatagtccagggatgaactactcacgcatcacttaagAGGAGGGCATGGTaacgtagatgcctccggcggggtgtcgggaagagcttcagaaccccctgagatgggttctgcgatggcggccgcgacgaaacttttcaTCGATGGAggttcgggtatccagggtt contains:
- the LOC124698930 gene encoding uncharacterized protein LOC124698930 yields the protein MDIPLPGGGVDGSEDYSPATTVATFDQPLPLLRAPVASSAPGDPPVLAFRDAASWRAAWEAAEASLFSQCEAGARSGCSITATRKCKAPWWKGLFGGATTDYQEREQCEEREMASCLESAKKACIKFSKEKCNAPFRDARIASEGLLENTDFTVWGAEHNGASLCVANSQYSSNPRPGATSYKGSDLLDSLASKDNSNSG
- the LOC124696027 gene encoding translation initiation factor eIF-2B subunit alpha-like, yielding MAGTRGGEAAEAFIIGEFDRWKKLGVGAGDEAAAAVMALVGVARSSMADTVAALEAEVNTAVEELKCLDKPYGSLSAACDMFVRYVLTRRRGEGDDQTAPFSVVKRRLVSRARRFGDICAGARGTIATLCQDFLLDGCTVLVHGHSAAVLDALKLAGASGKRLKVLCTEGRPDGSGMRMAGELAAAGIPAKVLLDLAVAYAMSEVDMVLVGADVVTETGGVVGALGTYQVALVARAMSRSVYVAAESYKFARLYPLGQKDIEQGAGRPVGFGGQLVPRGVDVETAVRDYTPPQHLELLITDLGVLPPPAVGDVLLQLSV